In Capsicum annuum cultivar UCD-10X-F1 unplaced genomic scaffold, UCD10Xv1.1 ctg80990, whole genome shotgun sequence, the genomic window AGAGATTAGTGTTTCGAAGTTGATTAGGCTATGGATTGCTGAGCTATTCGTAAAGGGAAGAAGTAATAAAAGGTTAGAAGTGGTGGCGGAGGAGTACTTAGATGAGTTAATTGATAGAAGTTTAATTTTGGCTGGTACACGAAAGCCTGATGGAAGGATGAAAACTTGCAAAATTTACGATCTTCTTCGACAACTGTGCATTAGAGAAGCTCAATTTGAGAATTTCATGCATGTACTGAATGATAATGACTACAGTTTCTTAGAAGGCATACATATTTATCCACGGAGAGTGATGCTTCTTTCACTTGGTACTCATTGGAAGCATTTATATGTTCCAAGGCATTGGAGTGGTATTACAACTAATACAATCCACAGCTTGATTTTTATGGGCAATTCTTTTCAATTATATCGAATGCCACAATTTGTTTCGCACTTCAAGCTGCTTAAGGTGTTGGACGTATTTTCAATCAATTCCAATTTCTCTTGGGTGATATCTAAACTTGTACATTTGAGATATGTTGCTGCAAATATTGACGGAGCTCCTTCACTAGCTAAACTGTTGAATTTACAGACCTTAATTCTTCGGAATCTTGGACCGaaataagtcattttttgaaTCAATTCACCAAAGtaatttgttttttgaaaattttacaaaactagTATAAACGTTGTTCCCACTAAcgttttatgttttaaaaaggtTAACGGCTCAAATGGAATTGGTGTTAGACGTTAGAATATAAAATGTTACTCACAGTAACGTTTTGACATAAAACGTTACTCTCGGTAACGTTTTAGACATAAGACGTTACCGCCAGTAACGTTTCTCT contains:
- the LOC124895276 gene encoding late blight resistance protein R1-A-like, with the protein product KGRRFLVVIDDIWSTQDRDQMRRIFPNDNNKSRILLTTRLNYVADYASPDFLFLFTGILFKTDPCPPQLIKIGKHIIQQCRGLHLSIEVIAGLLCKMDPTHSNWKKVEENLNSFFGTVSEQCQSILSLSYSYLPQHLKACFLYVGGFPEDIEISVSKLIRLWIAELFVKGRSNKRLEVVAEEYLDELIDRSLILAGTRKPDGRMKTCKIYDLLRQLCIREAQFENFMHVLNDNDYSFLEGIHIYPRRVMLLSLGTHWKHLYVPRHWSGITTNTIHSLIFMGNSFQLYRMPQFVSHFKLLKVLDVFSINSNFSWVISKLVHLRYVAANIDGAPSLAKLLNLQTLILRNLGPK